Proteins from a genomic interval of Medicago truncatula cultivar Jemalong A17 chromosome 3, MtrunA17r5.0-ANR, whole genome shotgun sequence:
- the LOC11444869 gene encoding probable amino acid permease 7, translating into MNKQNSLQITTASVAYDDDGHAKRTGNLKSALAHIITGVIGSGVLSLAWSTAQLGWIGGPLALLSCAIATYVSSFLLADCYRHPDSVNGKRNYSFMDAVRVNLGTKRAYVAGFLQFLSLYVTSIAYVLTTATSVRAIMSSNCYHKEGHGAPCRYGGNLYMILFGVVQIVMSFIPDLHSMTWVSVVAAIMSFTYSFIGLGLGIATVIKNGRIMGSLTGVQTANVADKIWLIFQAIGDISFSYPYSMIFLEIQDTLESPPPENQTMKKASMMAISITTFFYICCGGFGYAAFGNATPGNLLTGFGFYEPYWLIDLANVCIIIHLVGGYQVYSQPIFNTADRWCSRKFPESGFVNDFHKVKLPLLPSFKINLFRFCFRTSYVISTTGLAIFFPYFNQILGVLGGINFWPLAIYFPVEMYFVQKKIGAWTKKWIVLRIFSFACFLVTMMGLIGSFEGIIHEKLS; encoded by the exons ATGAATAAGCAAAATTCTCTACAAATAACGACTGCTTCTGTTGCTTATGATGATGATGGACATGCCAAAAGGACTG GAAATTTAAAGAGTGCCTTGGCTCATATCATCACTGGTGTTATCGGGTCTGGTGTTTTGTCATTGGCATGGAGTACTGCTCAACTAGGATGGATTGGAGGGCCACTTGCATTACTTTCTTGTGCAATAGCTACCTATGTTTCTTCATTCCTTTTGGCTGATTGTTACAGACATCCTGACTCTGTAAATGGGAAAAGAAACTACTCTTTTATGGATGCTGTTAGAGTCAATCTTG GTACAAAAAGGGCATATGTGGCTggtttccttcaatttttgagCTTGTATGTCACTAGTATTGCCTATGTACTTACCACAGCAACCAGTGTGAG GGCTATTATGAGTTCAAATTGTTATCACAAGGAAGGGCATGGTGCTCCTTGTAGGTATGGGGGTAATTTGTATATGATACTGTTTGGAGTTGTTCAGATTGTAATGTCATTCATACCGGATCTTCATAGCATGACATGGGTTTCAGTTGTTGCTGCAATAATGTCCTTTACTTATTCATTCATTGGACTTGGACTTGGCATAGCAACAGTCATAA AAAATGGAAGAATTATGGGAAGTTTGACAGGAGTACAGACTGCTAATGTTGCTGACAAAATCTGGTTAATCTTCCAGGCAATTGGTGACATTAGTTTTTCCTATCCGTACTCAATGATCTTTCTTGAGATACAG GACACTCTAGAGTCTCCTCCACCAGAGAATCAAACCATGAAAAAGGCCTCCATGATGGCAATCTCCATTACAACATTCTTCTACATATGTTGTGGAGGCTTTGGATATGCAGCTTTTGGAAATGCTACACCAGGAAATCTCTTGACAGGGTTTGGGTTTTATGAGCCTTACTGGCTTATTGACCTTGCCAATGTTTGCATTATCATTCATTTGGTTGGAGGATATCAG GTATACAGTCAACCAATATTTAATACTGCTGATAGATGGTGTTCAAGAAAATTCCCAGAGAGTGGCTTTGTGAATGATTTCCACAAAGTGAAACTTCCTCTATTACCTTCTTTTAAGATAAATCTTTTCAGGTTCTGTTTCAGAACAAGCTATGTGATTTCAACCACTGGACTTGCAATTTTCTTTCCTTACTTCAATCAAATTCTAGGAGTACTAGGAGGCATAAATTTCTGGCCACTGGCTATATATTTCCCAGTTGAAATGTACTTTGTACAGAAGAAAATTGGAGCTTGGACTAAAAAATGGATTGTTCTCAGGATATTTAGCTTTGCTTGCTTTCTTGTTACAATGATGGGATTAATTGGATCATTTGAAGGAATCATACATGAGAAACTTAGTTGA
- the LOC25490738 gene encoding probable amino acid permease 7, which translates to MNGRNSHQVSDSASGTYDDSDIYDDDGRAKRTGNVKSAVAHIITAVIGSGVLSLAWSISQLGWIGGPLALFSCAIATYISSSLLADCYRHPDSVTGKRNHSFMDAVRVNLGNKRTYVAGFLQFLSLYVTSVAYVLTTATSMKAIMRSNCYHKEGHNAPCSYEANIYMVLFGVVQIVMSFIPDLHGMTWVSIIAALMSFTYSFIGLGLGIATVIKNGKVMGSLTGVPTASVADKIWSIFQAIGDISFSYPYSMLFLEIQDTLESPPAENQSMKKASLVSILITTFFYICCGGFGYASFGDATPGNLLTGFGFYEPYWLVDIANVCIMVHLVGGYQIYSQPIYSTADRWYTRKFPKSNFVNDFHIVKLPLLPAFEINLFRFCFRTAFVISTVGFAILFPYFNSVLGLLGAINFWPLAIYFPVEMYFVQNKIGAWTRRWIVLRIFSFACFLVTIVGFVGSFEGIVREKIREK; encoded by the exons ATGAATGGAAGAAACTCTCACCAAGTATCAGACAGTGCTTCTGGTACTTATGATGATTCtgatatttatgatgatgaCGGACGTGCCAAAAGGACAG GAAATGTAAAAAGTGCTGTGGCTCATATCATCACAGCTGTTATTGGTTCTGGTGTTTTGTCTTTGGCATGGAGTATTTCTCAATTAGGATGGATTGGAGGGCCACTTGCCTTGTTTTCTTGTGCAATAGCTACCTATATTTCTTCATCCCTTTTGGCTGATTGTTACAGACATCCTGATTCTGTAACTGGGAAAAGAAACCACTCTTTTATGGATGCTGTTAGAGTCAATCTTG GTAATAAAAGGACCTATGTGGCTggtttccttcaatttttgagCTTGTATGTGACTAGTGTTGCCTATGTACTCACCACAGCAACCAGTATGAA GGCTATTATGAGATCAAATTGTTATCACAAGGAAGGGCACAATGCTCCTTGTAGCTACGAGGCTAATATATATATGGTGCTGTTTGGAGTTGTTCAGATTGTAATGTCATTCATACCGGATCTCCATGGCATGACATGGGTTTCAATTATTGCGGCACTCATGTCCtttacatattcattcattggACTAGGACTTGGCATAGCAACAGTCATAA AAAATGGAAAAGTTATGGGAAGTTTGACAGGAGTACCGACTGCTAGTGTTGCTGACAAAATCTGGTCAATCTTCCAGGCAATTGGTGACATTAGTTTTTCCTATCCATACTCGATGCTCTTTCTTGAGATACAG GACACTCTCGAGTCTCCTCCAGCGGAGAATCAATCCATGAAAAAGGCCTCCCTGGTGTCAATTCTCATTACAACATTCTTCTACATATGTTGCGGAGGCTTTGGATATGCATCTTTTGGAGATGCTACACCAGGAAATCTCTTGACAGGGTTTGGTTTTTATGAGCCTTACTGGCTTGTTGACATTGCCAATGTTTGCATTATGGTTCATTTGGTTGGAGGTTATCAG ATATACAGTCAACCAATATATAGCACTGCTGACAGATGGTATACAAGAAAATTCCCAAAGAGCAACTTTGTGAATGATTTCCACATAGTGAAACTTCCTCTATTACCTGCTTTTGAGATAAACCTTTTCAGGTTTTGTTTTCGAACGGCCTTTGTAATTTCAACCGTTGGATTTGCAATTCTATTTCCTTACTTCAACTCAGTTCTAGGATTATTAGGAGCCATAAATTTCTGGCCATTGGCTATATATTTCCCAGTTGAAATGTACTTTGTACAGAATAAAATTGGAGCTTGGACTAGGAGATGGATTGTTCTAAGGATTTTTAGCTTTGCTTGCTTTCTTGTCACAATAGTTGGATTTGTTGGGTCATTTGAAGGAATCGTACGTGAGAAAATTAGAGAGAAATAA